A window of Cohnella herbarum contains these coding sequences:
- a CDS encoding sensor histidine kinase: MIFKRLRGFRFKDFPIGYKLIVTYILLTAFPMILLVYFSYIQYARSVEEQIGEYMPRFLYQANADVEKHIDELTKLPENLFNSESILGILRRQSYDRRADLNKDQYNMNSYLARTYTNGRNADVLGVYVVSNNRVFDSSNVGFKETGWGNTIMEFVRGFEPSGKAEIVLPDEIDLKLETASPYLFILKQINDDDNRRNLGTMLIAVDLTFIDNIVRNFEKNERADLWVMNASGKIIYHTNRRFIGTVDAEKDRYPVLNGSFRTDVTGEQRLVSVNQSTGRGWTLVHGIPLRELTEKADTVRNVTLFVIIAILLLTSVIGIMISYNMTRPLKKLTGLMKSVERGDFQVDLKVQSGDEVGTLARSFNSMISTIRELIQKNYQIEIRQKEAELYALQSQINPHFMYNTLETIGMAVEEGESDQVVDMVTLLGRMLRFSVSNQSKSVSIAEEVQHVKDYLTIQKFRFEDRVHFEIAQALEDTDFQGLYSPKFILQPIVENSIKHGLESRKALDIHISVGLEFGARSGKRDVVIRIWDNGPGIAAERLNELEKSLKKISFEGRSSHFGLINVNARIVMMHGPDYGLQLHSIVGKGTEVIIRIPMIHEEMTANAED, encoded by the coding sequence ATGATTTTTAAGCGTTTGCGCGGATTTCGATTCAAGGATTTTCCGATCGGCTATAAGCTGATCGTGACCTATATTCTGCTGACCGCATTCCCGATGATTCTGTTGGTCTATTTTTCCTATATCCAGTACGCGAGATCGGTCGAAGAACAGATCGGCGAATATATGCCCAGGTTTCTCTATCAAGCCAACGCGGATGTCGAGAAACATATCGACGAATTGACCAAGCTTCCCGAGAATTTATTTAACTCGGAGAGTATTTTGGGCATTCTTAGGCGACAGTCGTACGATCGCAGAGCCGATCTGAACAAGGACCAATACAACATGAATAGCTACTTGGCCCGAACCTACACGAACGGGAGAAACGCCGACGTGCTCGGAGTGTATGTCGTTTCGAACAATCGGGTGTTCGACAGCTCCAACGTGGGCTTTAAGGAAACCGGTTGGGGCAATACGATCATGGAATTCGTTCGCGGTTTCGAGCCGAGCGGAAAGGCGGAAATCGTACTGCCGGACGAGATCGACCTGAAGCTCGAAACCGCGAGCCCTTACTTATTTATCCTGAAGCAGATTAACGATGACGATAATCGCAGAAACTTAGGGACGATGTTAATCGCGGTGGATCTGACCTTTATCGATAATATCGTGCGCAACTTCGAGAAGAACGAAAGAGCGGATTTATGGGTCATGAACGCCTCCGGCAAAATCATTTACCATACGAATCGGCGTTTTATCGGTACCGTAGACGCAGAGAAGGATCGTTACCCGGTTCTTAACGGAAGTTTCCGTACCGACGTGACGGGGGAACAACGGCTTGTCAGCGTCAATCAATCAACAGGACGGGGATGGACGCTCGTTCACGGCATTCCATTGCGCGAATTGACGGAGAAGGCGGACACGGTACGGAACGTAACTTTATTCGTTATTATTGCGATCCTTCTGCTTACATCCGTGATCGGAATCATGATCTCCTACAACATGACTCGCCCCTTGAAGAAACTGACCGGTTTAATGAAGTCGGTGGAGCGGGGAGATTTCCAAGTCGATCTTAAAGTTCAGAGCGGGGACGAGGTCGGCACGCTGGCGCGCAGTTTCAATTCGATGATCTCGACGATTCGCGAGCTGATCCAGAAAAACTACCAGATCGAGATTCGGCAGAAAGAAGCGGAGCTTTATGCCCTGCAGTCTCAGATCAATCCGCATTTTATGTACAACACGTTGGAGACGATCGGAATGGCCGTCGAAGAGGGGGAGTCCGATCAAGTCGTGGATATGGTCACGCTTCTTGGCCGGATGCTGCGGTTTTCCGTGTCGAATCAATCCAAATCCGTATCCATCGCCGAAGAAGTCCAGCACGTGAAGGATTACTTGACGATTCAGAAGTTTCGGTTCGAGGATCGGGTGCACTTCGAGATCGCGCAAGCGTTGGAGGATACCGACTTCCAAGGTCTCTACAGTCCGAAGTTCATTCTTCAACCCATTGTCGAGAATTCGATTAAACACGGATTGGAAAGTCGCAAGGCGCTGGATATCCATATCTCGGTCGGCTTGGAATTCGGAGCCCGTTCCGGGAAACGGGACGTCGTGATCCGGATTTGGGACAACGGTCCGGGAATTGCGGCGGAACGGTTGAACGAGTTGGAGAAATCGTTGAAGAAAATCAGCTTTGAAGGACGAAGTTCGCACTTCGGACTAATTAACGTGAACGCGAGAATCGTAATGATGCACGGCCCGGATTACGGATTGCAGCTCCATAGCATTGTCGGCAAAGGGACTGAAGTCATCATCCGAATTCCGATGATCCATGAGGAGATGACTGCGAATGCAGAAGATTAG
- a CDS encoding response regulator transcription factor, producing the protein MQKIRTLIVDDEARIRRGIERLVRSCGEDWEIVATASDGEEALECFHQHQGAIDLLITDVKMPEMDGLTLIKEAKKQYSFYPLLISGYDDYAYLQTAMREGALDYLLKPVDREQFRSRMAEIRTIINNGRYQTLKRGEMERESEKLKKSRQIQTLSYITSVGIDMTTLGYWVDEFPKGTYVLLSIRMDTLPVKTRSYKANDWKAYFYALENIMTEVLDDQFRQTDRLGWNWRGAESDFWMLLFSPDPEYEWDNAAHDLALRVRSAIQTYTPFSVSVAYGDAIEDLYLLPEAKRQALALMNYRFLNGGNRVFRPLGMSDEGKPAGTGDKDLSPIAQKLKRSVEQGNSAEASEMTKQFFDQLDRLESPAQLQNAVQNAMILIHSAGLESNRGIANSATLEEELHKAERATNLQELKTCVKQLTDRVIEDIRKIRENSNLKPVEQAKGWINERLDQEITIKKIADQVYMNPTYFSELFKMQTGETVLDYLTRQRIDRAKELLGDHKLKLQDICGRIGYQDVKYFSRLFKHSTGQTPSKFREQLLVQGEGADGYGSES; encoded by the coding sequence ATGCAGAAGATTAGAACGTTAATCGTGGACGATGAAGCCCGGATACGCAGGGGCATCGAACGGTTGGTCAGATCCTGCGGGGAGGATTGGGAAATCGTAGCTACCGCAAGCGACGGAGAGGAAGCGTTGGAGTGCTTTCACCAGCATCAAGGAGCAATCGATTTGTTGATTACCGACGTGAAGATGCCGGAGATGGACGGCCTAACGTTGATCAAAGAAGCGAAGAAGCAGTATTCGTTCTATCCGCTATTGATTAGCGGCTACGACGATTATGCCTACCTCCAGACGGCGATGCGGGAGGGCGCGCTGGATTATTTGTTGAAGCCGGTAGACCGCGAACAGTTCCGTTCGAGGATGGCGGAGATTCGCACGATCATTAACAATGGCCGTTATCAGACCCTGAAGAGAGGGGAGATGGAGCGGGAATCCGAGAAGCTGAAGAAGTCGAGGCAAATCCAAACGTTGAGCTATATTACTTCCGTGGGCATCGACATGACTACGCTAGGATATTGGGTGGACGAATTCCCCAAAGGAACGTACGTCCTCTTATCCATACGGATGGACACGTTGCCCGTTAAGACGAGGAGCTATAAGGCGAACGATTGGAAAGCCTATTTCTATGCGCTTGAAAATATAATGACCGAGGTGCTGGACGATCAATTCCGGCAAACCGACCGCCTCGGGTGGAACTGGCGGGGAGCCGAATCGGATTTTTGGATGCTGCTGTTCAGCCCCGACCCCGAATACGAATGGGACAATGCCGCGCACGACTTGGCCCTGCGAGTACGTTCCGCCATTCAGACGTATACGCCTTTTTCGGTATCCGTCGCTTACGGCGATGCCATCGAGGATTTGTATTTATTGCCCGAAGCGAAGCGCCAAGCTTTAGCTCTTATGAACTATCGATTCCTTAACGGAGGCAACCGGGTTTTCCGGCCGCTCGGCATGAGTGACGAGGGGAAGCCCGCGGGAACCGGGGATAAGGATTTGTCTCCGATCGCCCAGAAGCTTAAGCGGAGCGTAGAGCAGGGGAATTCGGCGGAAGCGTCCGAGATGACCAAGCAATTTTTCGACCAGTTGGATCGGTTGGAATCCCCCGCCCAATTGCAGAACGCGGTGCAGAACGCGATGATTCTGATTCATTCGGCGGGTCTGGAGAGCAATCGCGGAATCGCGAATTCGGCGACGCTCGAAGAGGAATTGCACAAGGCGGAGAGGGCAACGAATCTGCAAGAGCTGAAAACTTGCGTGAAGCAATTGACGGACCGCGTCATCGAAGACATTCGAAAGATCAGGGAGAACAGCAACTTGAAGCCCGTAGAGCAAGCGAAAGGGTGGATCAACGAACGTCTGGATCAGGAAATCACGATCAAGAAAATCGCCGATCAAGTGTATATGAACCCGACGTATTTCAGCGAGTTGTTCAAGATGCAGACGGGGGAAACCGTACTCGACTATTTAACGAGGCAAAGAATCGACAGGGCGAAGGAGCTGCTTGGCGATCACAAATTGAAATTGCAGGACATCTGCGGGCGAATCGGTTATCAGGACGTTAAGTATTTCAGTCGGTTGTTCAAGCATTCTACCGGGCAAACCCCTTCGAAATTCAGGGAGCAGTTACTCGTTCAGGGTGAAGGAGCGGATGGATATGGAAGCGAGTCGTAA
- a CDS encoding L-rhamnose mutarotase — protein MEASRKFAWTWKVKMDCLDAYIALHADPWPEMMAEHSRAGIRNYSIFQEGNLFFYCFECDDVDKAFAIIAESEVCNRWNALTSRMVEGSFDMREAEPIRPMREVFYLK, from the coding sequence ATGGAAGCGAGTCGTAAATTCGCGTGGACTTGGAAGGTTAAAATGGACTGTTTGGACGCGTACATTGCGCTGCACGCGGATCCGTGGCCGGAAATGATGGCCGAGCATTCACGCGCGGGCATTCGGAATTATTCGATTTTTCAGGAGGGCAACCTTTTTTTTTATTGTTTTGAATGCGACGACGTGGACAAGGCGTTCGCGATCATCGCCGAAAGCGAAGTATGCAACCGTTGGAATGCGCTGACTTCGCGAATGGTCGAAGGTTCTTTCGACATGCGGGAAGCGGAACCGATCCGGCCAATGCGGGAAGTGTTTTATTTGAAGTGA
- a CDS encoding sugar ABC transporter ATP-binding protein, with protein MAEAEYVLELKGITKIFPGVKALDDVYFKLKPGEIHALMGENGAGKSTFIKVITGVHSPEEGDMILNGQKVSFNHPTDAQKAGIAAIYQHVTNYPDLSVTENIFMGHEKVQKGTKRIRWSEMHEEAGKLLKELGASFSPKTLMGALSVAEQQIVEIAKALSVDAKIIIMDEPTAALTKNESEELYRITERLRDNGASIIFISHRFEDMYRLASKVTVFRDSRYIGTWDVDGISNSDLIVAMVGREISQLFPKQEAKIGEELLRLEGLGKTGYFADVSFSLRRGEILGLTGLVGAGRTEVCETLFGVTKHDKGRIIFKGEELKVKSPKDAMRKGIGYLPEDRQKQGLVLQWGIGRNITLPTLKSFSSKGMLNTRKELDTAKQLAEKVGVKAKSVFTLASALSGGNQQKVVFAKLLTGDLDILILDEPTKGVDVGAKSAIYEMISDLAGSGYGIIMVSSEMPEIIGMCDRVAVMREGRITAVLDRDGLTQEAILKASMDDTAPKADATRGAGA; from the coding sequence ATGGCCGAGGCGGAATACGTACTGGAGCTGAAAGGCATCACGAAAATATTCCCGGGAGTTAAAGCTCTGGACGACGTCTATTTCAAATTGAAGCCCGGGGAAATTCACGCTTTGATGGGCGAGAACGGCGCTGGCAAATCGACCTTCATCAAAGTGATCACGGGCGTTCATTCTCCGGAAGAAGGCGACATGATCTTAAACGGGCAGAAGGTTTCGTTTAATCATCCGACGGATGCCCAGAAGGCCGGAATCGCGGCGATCTATCAGCATGTGACGAATTATCCCGATTTGAGCGTGACGGAAAACATCTTCATGGGCCACGAGAAAGTTCAAAAGGGAACGAAACGCATCCGTTGGAGCGAAATGCACGAGGAAGCGGGCAAGTTGCTGAAGGAATTGGGCGCCAGCTTTAGTCCGAAAACGCTAATGGGCGCGCTCAGCGTAGCCGAGCAGCAAATCGTCGAGATCGCGAAAGCGCTGTCGGTGGACGCGAAGATCATTATCATGGACGAACCGACGGCCGCGTTAACGAAGAACGAGAGCGAGGAGCTGTACCGGATTACGGAACGGCTTCGCGACAATGGAGCATCGATCATCTTCATTTCTCACCGCTTCGAGGATATGTACAGGCTGGCTAGCAAAGTTACCGTATTCCGGGATTCGAGATATATCGGCACATGGGACGTAGACGGCATTTCGAATTCCGATCTAATCGTCGCAATGGTCGGGAGGGAAATCTCGCAGTTGTTTCCGAAGCAGGAAGCGAAGATCGGAGAAGAATTGCTTCGCCTTGAAGGACTGGGCAAGACGGGTTACTTCGCGGATGTGTCCTTTTCTCTCCGCAGAGGCGAGATTCTTGGACTGACAGGGCTTGTCGGAGCGGGCCGCACGGAAGTGTGCGAGACGCTGTTCGGAGTAACGAAGCATGACAAAGGCAGGATTATTTTCAAAGGCGAAGAGTTGAAAGTCAAAAGCCCCAAGGACGCGATGCGCAAAGGCATCGGTTACTTGCCGGAAGACCGGCAGAAGCAGGGACTCGTCCTTCAATGGGGGATCGGAAGGAATATTACTTTGCCTACGCTGAAGAGTTTTTCTAGCAAAGGCATGTTGAATACCCGCAAGGAGCTGGACACGGCCAAGCAGTTGGCGGAGAAGGTCGGCGTCAAAGCGAAGAGCGTGTTCACGCTCGCGAGCGCGCTATCCGGAGGTAATCAGCAGAAGGTCGTATTCGCTAAGCTGCTTACGGGAGATCTCGATATCTTGATTCTGGACGAACCGACCAAAGGGGTCGACGTCGGGGCGAAATCAGCGATCTACGAAATGATCAGCGACTTGGCGGGTTCGGGATACGGAATCATTATGGTTTCGTCGGAAATGCCCGAGATCATCGGCATGTGCGATAGGGTTGCGGTGATGAGGGAAGGCCGGATTACGGCGGTCTTGGATCGCGACGGGTTAACGCAAGAGGCGATTCTTAAAGCCTCGATGGATGATACGGCACCCAAGGCGGATGCGACAAGGGGGGCTGGAGCATGA
- a CDS encoding ABC transporter permease, with the protein MKQTVTESAALQGAREGQDKQAKSVSSYIAKFRELGLLAFIVLLAVGVQIRNPSFLTWENINDIATNTAILSILAVGMMLVIITRGIDLSIGATLALSGMVSALTVSQYPDLNPLLAIAIGVGVGIACGIVIGFLVSWINILPIIATLGMMNVFRGLTFETSGGKWVSAHQMPESFKSIATGSVFGINNLIMIAIVIYIIAYYFVSHTRTGRRVYAVGSNPESAKISGIRTGRILWLVYSIMGGLSGLAGVLWVSKFASAQGDTASGYEMSVIAACVLGGVSIAGGVGKISGIILGSILLGILNNALPMINVSPFWQNFIQGSIILIAVLVNALVKRGIDRNNLMRRKI; encoded by the coding sequence ATGAAACAAACGGTAACGGAATCCGCTGCTTTACAGGGAGCGCGGGAGGGTCAAGACAAGCAAGCCAAATCGGTCAGTTCCTATATCGCGAAGTTCCGGGAACTCGGTTTGCTCGCGTTTATCGTCCTTCTGGCGGTCGGCGTACAGATTCGAAATCCCAGCTTCCTGACTTGGGAGAACATTAACGACATCGCGACGAATACAGCCATTCTCAGTATTCTGGCCGTCGGGATGATGCTCGTCATTATCACGAGAGGAATCGATTTGTCCATCGGCGCGACGCTGGCTCTTTCGGGTATGGTATCGGCATTGACCGTAAGCCAATATCCGGATTTGAATCCGCTGCTCGCGATCGCTATCGGCGTCGGGGTAGGCATCGCTTGCGGAATCGTGATCGGATTTCTGGTTTCGTGGATCAATATTTTGCCGATCATCGCCACGCTAGGCATGATGAACGTCTTCCGCGGACTGACGTTCGAGACGAGCGGAGGCAAATGGGTCAGCGCGCATCAGATGCCGGAAAGCTTCAAATCGATCGCGACCGGCTCGGTTTTCGGAATCAACAATCTGATCATGATCGCGATTGTGATCTATATTATTGCTTATTACTTCGTCAGCCATACCCGCACGGGAAGAAGGGTGTACGCGGTCGGAAGCAATCCGGAATCCGCGAAGATCAGCGGCATTCGCACGGGTCGGATCCTATGGCTGGTTTACTCGATTATGGGCGGTCTATCCGGGCTTGCCGGCGTGCTGTGGGTATCGAAGTTTGCTTCGGCGCAAGGAGATACGGCGTCGGGTTACGAGATGAGCGTCATTGCGGCATGCGTGCTCGGCGGAGTCAGTATCGCGGGCGGCGTCGGGAAAATCTCCGGGATTATTCTCGGTTCCATCCTGCTCGGGATTCTGAACAACGCGCTGCCGATGATCAACGTATCCCCGTTCTGGCAAAACTTCATTCAAGGATCGATCATCCTCATCGCCGTGCTGGTCAATGCTCTGGTCAAGCGGGGAATCGACCGCAATAACTTGATGAGGAGGAAGATCTAG
- a CDS encoding ABC transporter permease, whose translation MEHRLIANKKEFTLKGFFLQWEWLLVLLIAAVFIMNSNLSEYFLDGDNLRDATMGFLDKAFIVLPMVFIILLGDIDISVGSIIALSSVIMADLFNHGVPMELAMLICLAVGTICGWVNGLLIVKYKELSAVIVTLATMIIYRGIAYILLEDQASGKFSSWFKFLGWGYVGGIPFILIAFVFFAVIFWILLHKTTFGRMLYAIGNNATTARFSGIQVDKIKVIVFTLAGLMSAITALFLTSRMGSTRPNIATGYELEVIAMVVLGGVSTAGGKGRMIGAILAIFLIGFLRYGLGLVNVSAQMLLIIMGVLLIVSVAIPQLKDRFAYSRKK comes from the coding sequence ATGGAACATAGATTGATCGCGAACAAGAAGGAATTTACGCTCAAAGGCTTCTTTCTTCAATGGGAATGGCTACTCGTCCTCCTCATTGCGGCCGTCTTCATCATGAACTCTAACTTGTCGGAGTATTTCTTGGACGGCGACAACCTAAGGGACGCGACGATGGGATTTCTGGATAAAGCCTTTATCGTCCTTCCGATGGTTTTCATTATCCTGCTCGGGGACATCGATATTTCCGTCGGTTCGATCATCGCCTTGTCCTCCGTTATTATGGCGGATTTGTTTAATCACGGCGTGCCGATGGAATTGGCCATGCTGATCTGTCTCGCGGTAGGTACGATCTGCGGTTGGGTCAACGGGCTGCTGATCGTCAAATACAAGGAGCTGTCGGCGGTCATCGTGACGCTGGCTACGATGATCATCTATCGGGGGATCGCTTACATCCTGTTGGAAGATCAGGCATCGGGAAAATTTTCGAGCTGGTTCAAGTTCCTCGGCTGGGGATATGTCGGCGGCATTCCGTTTATTCTGATTGCTTTCGTATTTTTCGCCGTTATTTTCTGGATCTTGCTTCATAAGACGACTTTCGGAAGAATGCTGTACGCGATAGGCAATAACGCTACCACCGCACGGTTCTCCGGCATTCAGGTAGACAAGATCAAAGTGATCGTCTTCACCTTGGCGGGCTTAATGTCCGCGATCACGGCGCTGTTCTTGACCTCCAGGATGGGGAGTACCCGCCCGAATATCGCGACCGGATACGAGCTTGAAGTTATCGCGATGGTCGTGCTCGGCGGAGTCAGCACGGCAGGGGGCAAAGGCCGGATGATCGGAGCCATACTGGCGATCTTCCTGATTGGGTTCCTGCGATACGGGCTCGGACTCGTGAACGTATCCGCGCAAATGCTGCTTATTATCATGGGCGTGCTGCTGATCGTCTCCGTGGCGATTCCGCAGTTGAAGGATCGTTTCGCCTACTCTCGCAAGAAGTAA
- the rhaS gene encoding rhamnose ABC transporter substrate-binding protein, giving the protein MKKFFGIFLTAVMFVAVLSACGSNNANNEGGASGSPAASGDSGAKKKFAIIYKNTGNPYGEKEMEGYKNAIEELGYEAILRAPDQPTAEAQITMIDELISQKVNALAIVGNDPDALQPALEKAMNAGIKVLSLDSAVNAESRMLHINQADPERIGRTLVEGMVEMIGGSGEIAILSATSQATNQNLWIEWMKKELEDPKYKDVKLVKVAYGDDLRDKSVSETEALLKSYPNLKGIISPTTVGVAAAGKVLTDKGLKGKVQLTGLGLPSEMAAYIESGVCQWMYLWNPLDVGYLAGHAADALVNGTITGAVGDKLTAGKLGEKEIIADGEGTQIMLGDPFKFDASNIAEWKGVY; this is encoded by the coding sequence ATGAAAAAGTTTTTCGGTATTTTCCTGACGGCCGTCATGTTCGTCGCCGTACTATCGGCATGCGGCAGCAACAACGCTAACAACGAGGGCGGCGCTTCCGGCAGTCCGGCCGCGAGTGGGGACTCGGGTGCCAAGAAGAAATTTGCCATCATCTACAAGAATACAGGCAATCCGTACGGCGAGAAGGAAATGGAAGGCTATAAGAACGCGATCGAAGAGCTCGGCTACGAAGCGATCCTGAGAGCTCCGGACCAACCTACGGCGGAAGCTCAAATCACGATGATCGACGAATTGATCTCCCAGAAGGTCAACGCTTTAGCGATCGTCGGCAACGATCCGGACGCGCTTCAACCGGCTTTGGAGAAAGCGATGAACGCGGGCATCAAGGTTCTGTCCTTGGATTCCGCGGTTAACGCGGAAAGCCGCATGCTGCATATCAACCAAGCGGATCCCGAGCGTATCGGCCGCACGTTGGTCGAAGGTATGGTCGAGATGATCGGCGGCTCCGGCGAAATCGCGATTCTGAGCGCGACTTCCCAAGCGACGAATCAAAACCTGTGGATCGAATGGATGAAAAAAGAATTGGAAGATCCGAAATACAAAGACGTAAAATTGGTCAAAGTCGCTTACGGCGACGATCTGCGCGACAAGAGCGTATCCGAAACCGAAGCGTTGTTGAAATCCTACCCGAACCTTAAGGGTATTATCTCCCCGACGACGGTAGGCGTGGCGGCGGCAGGTAAAGTTCTGACGGACAAAGGCTTGAAAGGCAAAGTTCAATTGACGGGTCTAGGCTTGCCGAGCGAAATGGCCGCCTATATCGAAAGCGGCGTGTGCCAATGGATGTACCTGTGGAACCCGCTTGACGTAGGTTATCTTGCAGGCCACGCTGCGGACGCATTGGTGAACGGTACGATCACCGGCGCCGTAGGCGACAAACTCACGGCAGGCAAATTGGGCGAGAAGGAAATCATCGCCGACGGCGAAGGCACGCAAATTATGCTAGGCGATCCGTTCAAATTCGATGCTTCCAACATCGCGGAATGGAAAGGCGTTTATTAA
- a CDS encoding Hcp family type VI secretion system effector has product MRKLRTKLLVVIGILMMVSGAASAASVSTAETPLPPTHSVYLKLDGIVGESTARNYERWIELTDVQFGVSNGSANSAAAGGGGSAGKAVLDHFTLAKSVDSSSIPLFQAALAGTYIKNGQLVIVTRGDSPAPLLSIDLSSIILADYEFDNERETIQLKFDAIKLSYFPTRPDGSKSPPTTGGWNFKQNVKT; this is encoded by the coding sequence ATGCGAAAATTAAGAACGAAACTCCTCGTCGTTATCGGAATCTTGATGATGGTATCCGGCGCGGCTTCCGCAGCGTCGGTATCGACAGCCGAAACGCCGCTCCCGCCGACCCATAGCGTGTATCTGAAATTGGACGGCATTGTTGGAGAATCTACCGCAAGAAACTATGAACGCTGGATCGAGTTGACCGATGTTCAATTCGGCGTTTCCAACGGTTCGGCGAATTCCGCCGCGGCAGGCGGAGGAGGTTCTGCCGGCAAAGCCGTTCTCGATCATTTTACGCTCGCGAAATCCGTTGACTCCTCCTCCATCCCTTTATTCCAAGCCGCGTTAGCCGGAACGTATATTAAGAACGGGCAACTCGTTATCGTGACTAGGGGCGATTCCCCCGCTCCATTGCTCTCCATCGATCTTAGCTCGATCATCTTGGCCGACTACGAATTCGACAATGAGCGCGAAACGATTCAATTGAAATTCGATGCCATTAAATTAAGCTACTTCCCTACCCGTCCGGACGGTAGCAAGAGTCCTCCGACCACGGGAGGTTGGAACTTCAAGCAAAACGTCAAAACCTAA
- a CDS encoding lipoate--protein ligase family protein, translating into MNELRIIDRIKENSPGDIGYPFALDELLGRQTGAGGPSVLHIWNHPRAFVIGSKDSRLPRAADAVRWLERQGYSVLVRNSGGAAVPLDLGVVNLSLILPIEATASSGFRDDFERMYALIRDTAAEYGCKVERGEVAGSYCPGDYDLQVDGLKFCGIAQRRQVRAMIIQAFIIVEGSGATRAELVKAFYDRAAVGAEPGDYPEVLPGVMTSLQERAVTGLETAEYFAAAIARKLRGRQSAAASNGEAQSFVMPDREAIESACAALRLRYPLPR; encoded by the coding sequence ATGAATGAACTGCGGATTATAGATCGGATCAAGGAAAACTCCCCCGGAGATATCGGTTACCCGTTCGCCCTGGACGAATTGCTCGGCAGGCAAACGGGAGCCGGAGGACCCTCCGTATTGCATATATGGAACCACCCTCGGGCATTCGTCATCGGATCGAAAGACAGTCGGCTTCCCCGGGCGGCCGATGCGGTACGTTGGCTGGAACGTCAGGGGTATTCCGTGCTCGTGCGCAATTCGGGCGGGGCGGCCGTTCCGCTTGATCTCGGCGTCGTAAATCTTTCTTTGATCCTGCCGATCGAAGCGACGGCAAGCTCCGGATTCCGCGATGATTTCGAGCGGATGTACGCTTTAATCCGGGATACGGCAGCCGAATACGGCTGCAAAGTGGAACGGGGCGAAGTCGCCGGCTCCTATTGTCCGGGAGATTACGATCTGCAGGTCGACGGGCTGAAATTTTGCGGCATTGCCCAGCGCCGGCAAGTCCGGGCTATGATCATTCAAGCCTTCATAATCGTCGAAGGCTCGGGGGCAACGCGTGCGGAGTTGGTCAAAGCGTTCTACGACCGGGCGGCCGTCGGCGCGGAGCCGGGCGATTATCCGGAGGTGCTCCCCGGCGTGATGACAAGTTTGCAAGAGAGAGCGGTCACAGGACTTGAAACGGCCGAGTATTTCGCGGCAGCGATCGCGAGGAAATTGCGGGGTAGACAATCGGCAGCCGCGAGTAACGGCGAGGCTCAATCCTTCGTTATGCCGGATCGTGAAGCGATAGAGTCGGCCTGCGCGGCGCTACGGCTTCGATACCCTTTGCCGAGATAA